Proteins found in one Oncorhynchus keta strain PuntledgeMale-10-30-2019 chromosome 2, Oket_V2, whole genome shotgun sequence genomic segment:
- the LOC118400906 gene encoding synaptopodin 2-like protein codes for MVSEEVVITLSGGAPWGFRLQGGVEHQKPLQVAKVRKRSKACRAGLREGDELVSINDQPCGGLSHAQAMTIIDNSPGILHIQVKRAPAGFQSVVLLTRAPSPRIDKEYRATLRAMSPSSRLHHTATVMEVPHGRSSLLSPMVRRCLTSPPGSEAYYGETDSDAEVAANERQRRQKHRNPSNLPGKAFGRASPEGGETSEFSGYDSAPDARVYPGLLGHGLLDGRGGGEGLPGVARREVIHQPPPGMWSSQTSTETSSIISSVEDQVSGQDRVMEEDRTFQEPSNVVPLVSPERAKEAMQLSSRRQMVPMVGPIDTPLDEELSVTYMDKAKQAKLNRGDTVQDKKVKEARTKCRSIASLLTDAPNPNSKGVLMFKKRRQRSKKYTLTSFGSVDEDMQHNSPEEDGLFPGSESEFDEDGFSAAPDTTWDSDYLDALEKRATAGGERGDGAEDAPSPGLSDISGKGAQLFEQQRKRAAEHAKKVAAAQPQIRTQSPNQLQIQEQPQPYAQSQPQPKTQPPMYQPQQPMAPPPPVAFQEEARSVAEGPMAPAPAAPTAYSMANGDVAYSPVSTAGMVMSPLTVASNPITTQVSILTTHIPPPQTPLPELSFSSVLNRTARPFNPGFVTNRAATAPVVFRPVITKSAPRPATSVSIVGPPFSTSSEPPPSGNPAFFSPPSSVCRGPFSTSASALATHPRPAFSVENLAEPPMPSVPQASFTAIPPPPVQFSGGPIPPPPGSFANVPSIPPSSPFSGAPLPQAPVSVAQSAPAPVSFDPIHQPQVSVAQMPQASVSVVPLPNPTTPTPILRSPISKVPPAPGGRTGILLEARRRSGRRPMFQVPAEKKNSPNPDLLNMVQNLDDRPLYRSYSESVMGFESGKEEDQGAEVCRGRMPPLVAPKPRVIHEAPQIPQEEGKGAQLFARRQSRMDRYVVDTPQETAYRLEVSRPGVGPQDAPNPNINSQWKLSPNIRAPPPIGYNPLLAPSCPVGPQRDTSRSDRGDWGGKGGIAFQREGIKALDFMRRQPYQLNSAMFGGSVAKLSAIPSYQDQRQQQGGYTTMVGSTMTPPRQIPVKAARVYEIKRFSTPTPMSAPSLAPTVIAPRSATTLGERLTRSDMISPTPAPLSPPPAHFFAPAPVSASPSVLAPTYSGGLPGLPRINVTPVRNSNSNSIPAPYPGVSYSGLQGAKQFQSAPELSFLANLPTPLRANAMQAPKPRFIATKVGVQPCVWRPGAM; via the exons GGCGCCGGCAGGCTTCCAGTCCGTGGTGCTATTGACCCGCGCCCCATCACCCCGTATCGACAAAGAGTATCGAGCCACCCTGCGCGCCATGTCCCCCTCCTCCAGACTGCACCACACAGCCACTGTCATGGAGGTCCCCCATGGCAGGTCCTCCCTCCTATCCCCCATGGTGCGCAGATGCCTCACCTCGCCCCCAGGCAGCGAGGCCTACTAtggggagacagacagtgacGCAGAAGTGGCTGCCAacgagaggcagaggaggcagaagCACAGAAATCCCAGCAACTTACCCGGAAAAGCCTTCGGTAGAGCCTCCCCGGAGGGAGGGGAGACCTCAGAGTTTAGCGGCTATGACAGTGCCCCAGATGCCCGGGTCTACCCAGGGCTCCTGGGCCACGGGTTACTGGATggcagaggagggggggagggccTGCCAGGGGTGGCCCGCAGGGAGGTGATCCACCAGCCCCCTCCAGGGATGTGGTCCTCCCAGACCTCCACAGAGACATCCTCCATCATCTCCTCGGTTGAGGACCAGGTCTCagggcaggacagagtgatggaggaggacagaACCTTCCAGGAGCCATCCAACGTTGTCCCACTAGTGTCACCCGAGAGGGCAAAGGAAGCCATGCAGCTGAGCTCCCGTAGGCAGATGGTGCCCATGGTGGGgcctatagacacccctctggaCGAGGAGCTCAGTGTCACCTACATGGACAAGGCCAAGCAAGCCA AACTGAACCGGGGTGACACGGTTCAAGACAAAAAGGTGAAGGAGGCCAGAACCAAGTGCCGCTCTATCGCCTCCCTTCTGACAGACGCCCCCAACCCCAACTCCAAGGGCGTGCTGATGTTCAAGAAGCGCAGGCAGCGCTCCAAGAAGTACACGTTGACCAGCTTCGGCAGCGTGGACGAGGACATGCAGCACAATTCCCCAGAGGAAGATGGTCTCTTCCCAGGAAGCGAGTCGGAGTTTGATGAGGATGGCTTCTCGGCCGCCCCCGACACCACCTGGGACAGTGACTACCTGGATGCGCTGGAGAAGAGGGCGACCGCAGGTGGAGAGCGAGGGGACGGGGCAGAAGATGCCCCCAGTCCCGGCCTGAGTGACATCTCTGGGAAGGGCGCCCAGCTGTTTGAGCAGCAGAGGAAGAGGGCGGCCGAGCACGCCAAGAAGGTGGCTGCCGCCCAACCTCAGATAAGGACCCAATCACCGAACCAACTACAGATCCAGGAGCAGCCTCAGCCATATGCACAGAGCCAGCCCCAGCCAAAAACACAACCACCGATGTACCAGCCTCAGCAGCCTATGGCACCACCGCCCCCTGTAGCCTTCCAGGAGGAGGCTCGGTCTGTGGCAGAGGGGCCTATGGCACCGGCCCCAGCTGCTCCTACTGCCTACAGCATGGCTAATGGAGACGTCGCCTACTCTCCAGTGAGCACGGCTGGCATGGTGATGTCACCCTTGACTGTGGCATCCAACCCAATCACCACCCAAGTGTCGATCTTAACCACTCACATACCTCCACCCCAAACACCGCTGCCAGAACTCTCCTTCAGCTCTGTTCTCAACAGAACAGCCCGCCCCTTCAACCCAGGATTCGTGACCAACCGAGCCGCCACCGCTCCTGTTGTGTTCCGCCCCGTCATCACCAAAAGCGCCCCGCGCCCGGCGACCTCGGTGTCTATTGTAGGACCTCCCTTCTCCACCTCATCAGAGCCGCCTCCAAGTGGAAATCCCGCCTTCTTCTCTCCCCCGTCCTCTGTGTGCAGAGGACCCTTCTCCACCTCAGCCTCAGCACTGGCGACTCATCCTCGTCCTGCCTTCTCTGTGGAGAACCTGGCAGAACCACCCATGCCCTCTGTTCCACAGGCTTCCTTCACAGCCATACCTCCACCCCCAGTACAATTCTCAGGTGGCCCCATACCCCCACCTCCAGGATCATTTGCCAATGTACCCTCAATTCCACCCTCATCACCATTCTCAGGTGCACCCCTACCCCAAGCCCCAGTCTCAGTGGCTCAATCAGCCCCAGCTCCAGTGTCTTTTGACCCCATACACCAACCTCAAGTTTCTGTTGCCCAGATGCCCCAAGCTTCTGTCTCAGTTGTCCCACTCCCAAACCCCACAACTCCAACACCTATACTCAGATCCCCCATATCCAAGGTCCCACCTGCCCCTGGTGGTCGTACCGGCATCCTCCTGGAGGCTCGTCGGCGCAGCGGCAGGAGGCCCATGTTTCAAGTACCTGCTGAGAAGAAGAACTCTCCCAACCCTGACCTGCTGAACATGGTGCAGAACCTGGATGACAGACCCCTCTACAGAAGCTACTCAGAGAGTGTGATGGGCTTTGAGTCTGGTAAAGAAGAAGACCAGGGTGCTGAAGTCTGCCGGGGAAGGATGCCTCCACTGGTGGCCCCCAAACCTAGGGTCATCCACGAGGCCCCTCAGATCCCCCAGGAAGAAGGCAAGGGGGCTCAGCTGTTTGCCCGCAGGCAGAGCCGCATGGACCGGTATGTGGTAGACACTCCACAGGAGACCGCCTACCGGCTGGAGGTCTCCCGCCCAGGGGTCGGGCCCCAGGATGCTCCCAATCCCAATATCAACTCACAGTGGAAGTTATCCCCCAACATCCGCGCTCCCCCGCCTATCGGCTACAACCCTCTGCTGGCCCCTTCCTGTCCTGTGGGGCCACAGAGAGATACCAGCAGGTCTGACAGGGGGGACTGGGGAGGCAAAGGAGGGATCGCCTTTCAGAGGGAGGGAATCAAAGCTCTGGATTTCATGAGAAGGCAGCCTTACCAGCTCAACTCAGCTATGTTCGGGGGTAGTGTTGCCAAGCTGTCGGCGATTCCCTCCTACCAGGACCAGAGGCAGCAGCAGGGAGGGTACACTACTATGGTGGGCAGCACCATGACCCCTCCCAGACAGATCCCAGTCAAAGCGGCCCGTGTGTATGAGATCAAGCGCTTCTCCACACCCACGCCCATGTCAGCCCCGAGCCTAGCCCCCACCGTGATCGCTCCTCGCTCAGCCACAACGCTGGGAGAACGCCTGACTCGCTCCGATATGATCTCTCCaacccctgctcctctctccccaccccctgccCATTTCTTTGCCCCAGCTCCTGTCTCTGCCTCACCTTCCGTCCTTGCTCCTACCTATTCAGGGGGCCTGCCTGGACTGCCCAGAATCAATGTTACCCCTGTCCGCAACTCCAACTCCAACTCCATCCCAGCACCCTATCCTGGAGTGTCCTACAGTGGGCTCCAAGGAGCCAAGCAGTTTCAGAGTGCCCCTGAGCTTAGTTTCCTTGCTAACCTTCCCACTCCCCTAAGGGCGAATGCCATGCAGGCGCCAAAACCCCGCTTCATCGCCACCAAGGTGGGCGTCCAGCCGTGTGTGTGGAGACCAGGTGCCATGTGA